The Roseimicrobium gellanilyticum DNA segment AGAGCATGCGTTGATTGAAGACAATGGCGACGGGATCGGTACGCGTGCGCAAGCGTTTCTAGGCGTGCGTCTCGCGGAAGCACCTCCCGAGGGCAAAACGGCAGAAGGGTTGGTTGCGCGTCAATGGGCGCTGCTGCTGAGTGATGCTGATGCACAGCTGACCGATACGCAGCGGACGAAACGTGATGCGCTGGAACGTGAAGTGGAAGCGCTGAAAGGGAAGCGCAAGGAACTGGGAGACGAGGCCTACTACACCAAACTCGAAGCACTGATGCTGGAGATATCACGCATCTACGAGTCGCCGGACAAGGACACGTAGATCGCCGCTCTTTGCTTCCTGCAGGAGCGGCGCAGTGAAAATCCTCACTGTATCACCTGGGCCGTTTCCCCTTTGGCTGGCATTGGCGTATGCTCCAGCTTGGCGAGGGCTTCCTTTACCAGCGATGCAGTGAGGGGCATGTCTGGATTGAGCTTGATAGGCTTATTTTGACCAGGAACATACAAGAGCCTTAGAGGAACGTAAGTGACCTTCAGCTTGGCCAGAGCCTGTTCGATCCTCGGATCAGGTTGCGTCCAGTCTGCGCGAAGCACTTCCACCTCGTGTTTGCGGAACTCATGTTGAAGAGAGCGGTCCTTGTATACATGCTGTTCCTGTTGAGCGGCCGCAGCCCACTGCGCGGTGAATTCTACGAAGACAGGCACCTTTTTGGAGCGCAATTCATCGACTGCCTCTGGAGCCCATGTCTTCCAGTCGAGCGAGGCTTGCGCTTTATCGCCTTTGATTGGCTTCGGCGCATGCTCCAGTTTGGCAAGTGCTTCCCTCACCAGTGAAGGAGTGTACGGGACGTCTGGATCAATGATCACCGGATCTTTTTGGCCAGGTATGTACAGGACGTTGACCGGGATGGCGGACTTTTTGAGAAGAGCGAGTGCGTCCTCAATGCGGACATCTGGAGTGGTCCAGTCGGCACGGAGCAGTTCCACACCATACTTGCGGAAGTCTGCTTGCAAGGCCTGGTTCTTGTACACCCACTTGTTGGCCTGGCAGGTGGCGCACCAGCGGGCGGTGAAGTCCACGAAGACGGGGACGTTCTTTGCGCGCAGATCATCCACGAGCTCAGGTGACCACTCCTTCCACATGCCGTCCTTGGGACGTGGATAGGCCATCCAGAAACCAAAGACAAAGACGAGCACGGTGAAGATGATGGCTTTCACCCTCGTTTTGGCGGGTTTGTCCGGCGTGAACCACCGGCCATAGATCCAGCAGGCGGCAGCAATGAAGACGAGCCCGATGAGGAGATCGCGCTGGCTGTATTCACCAATCAGGCCCATGAGCGACCAGGTGAAGTAGGCGGCGGCGGCAAGCATGAGGAAGGCCATGGCCTGCTTGAAGCTCTCCATCCAGGCGCCGGGGCGTGGCAATACGCGCAAGAGCCTGGGGAAGAAAGCCAGCACCAAAAATGGAAAGGCCAATCCCAAGGCGATGACCGTGAAGAACACGAGCGAGGGCCATAAACTCAGACCAAGCGCGAACGTCAAGGCTCCCGCAAGGAAGGGCGCGGCACAAGGAGTGGCCACCAATGTCGCGAGGAGGCCCGTGAAGAACGAGCCCTTCAATCCCGACTTGCCGGTGAGTTCCATGCCCACGCCGGTGGTGGAGGTGCCCACCTCAAACACACCGGCCATGTTCAGACCGAAGATGAAGATGATGAGTACTACGATGAAGGAGAACCAGGGTGATTGAAGCTGGAATCCCCACGCAAGCTGCTCGCCGGCAGCACGCAGTCCCTGAAGCACGGCCACCAGCACCCAGAAGGAAATCAGGATGCCGAAAGTATAGGCAAGGCCATGGGCCAGCACACGTCTTGGATCTTCACCGCTTTGATGGACGATGCTGGTGACCTTGATGCCCAGTACCGGGAAGACGCATGGCATGATGTTCAGGATCAAACCACCCAAAAAGGCGAACAACAGCTGCTTGAAGATGTCGCCCACGGACATGTCGGAAAAGGACGTCCCGTCGCTGGCCTTGCTCTCCGTGGGTGTCGTGCCGTTGGTGGCATTGCTTTTCTCAGGCGTGGTCGATGTGGAGTCTCCCGCAGAAGCCGCCGCAGCAAACACGGAAGCTTGCGCAGCATCTGTCACTGCGGCATCCGCCACCGGCAGGGTGAGGGAGATTTGAAGCGTCGTGGGCTGGCAGGTTTGTGGATCACATACCAGAGCTTTCACTTCGCCTTCGAGCTTCACCTGCTCACCTGGCTTGATACCCGCAGGAGCGGTCAACCTGGCCGGAAGGTAGACAGTGTCTGAATAGCCTTGAGTCTTGGTGCCTCCAGTGGACTCGGTTTCATGGGTAGGAGGCCAGGGGAGGTCCTCGGCTTTCCAGCCTTCCGGAAGTTTCCAGTCGATTGTAGTGGGCAGGCCCGTGGCATCCGGTGGCAGGGTCTTGCCATAGGTGTGGTAGGTCGGCGCGTGCTGCAGCTTTACTGCAACCCGGAAAGTGCCGCCGGGAGCGATGCTACTATGCTCAGATACCAATGAG contains these protein-coding regions:
- a CDS encoding thioredoxin family protein — protein: MLLPAAIMAQGIDLPGLKPGTAGKKEPVTASLVSEHSSIAPGGTFRVAVKLQHAPTYHTYGKTLPPDATGLPTTIDWKLPEGWKAEDLPWPPTHETESTGGTKTQGYSDTVYLPARLTAPAGIKPGEQVKLEGEVKALVCDPQTCQPTTLQISLTLPVADAAVTDAAQASVFAAAASAGDSTSTTPEKSNATNGTTPTESKASDGTSFSDMSVGDIFKQLLFAFLGGLILNIMPCVFPVLGIKVTSIVHQSGEDPRRVLAHGLAYTFGILISFWVLVAVLQGLRAAGEQLAWGFQLQSPWFSFIVVLIIFIFGLNMAGVFEVGTSTTGVGMELTGKSGLKGSFFTGLLATLVATPCAAPFLAGALTFALGLSLWPSLVFFTVIALGLAFPFLVLAFFPRLLRVLPRPGAWMESFKQAMAFLMLAAAAYFTWSLMGLIGEYSQRDLLIGLVFIAAACWIYGRWFTPDKPAKTRVKAIIFTVLVFVFGFWMAYPRPKDGMWKEWSPELVDDLRAKNVPVFVDFTARWCATCQANKWVYKNQALQADFRKYGVELLRADWTTPDVRIEDALALLKKSAIPVNVLYIPGQKDPVIIDPDVPYTPSLVREALAKLEHAPKPIKGDKAQASLDWKTWAPEAVDELRSKKVPVFVEFTAQWAAAAQQEQHVYKDRSLQHEFRKHEVEVLRADWTQPDPRIEQALAKLKVTYVPLRLLYVPGQNKPIKLNPDMPLTASLVKEALAKLEHTPMPAKGETAQVIQ